A region of Domibacillus sp. DTU_2020_1001157_1_SI_ALB_TIR_016 DNA encodes the following proteins:
- the hutH gene encoding histidine ammonia-lyase: MAIQLDGSTLTFEEIKQVVYHAEPVELSEAAWKKVEESRTAVERLMAEGKIMYGVNTGFGKFSDTPISEENVENLQLNLIRSHACAAGKPFSDTVARTMVLLRANALAKGYSGIRKETLQLLIDCLNHGIHPVVPSQGSLGASGDLAPLAHLALVLIGEGEVMYKGNTLPAEKALQQAGLHPVRLQAKEGLALINGTQAMTSVGVIAYMEAQELADLADGVAALTLEGLQGIVDAFKPESHLVRPYPEQQQVAGRILSYMQGSQLTTTQGEIRVQDAYSLRCIPQVHGAIQQVLHYVKEKLLIEINSATDNPLIFADSGNVISGGNFHGQPIAFAMDFLGIAVAEIASISERRIERLVNPQLNDLPAFLSPDPGLQSGLMITQYVAASLVSENKTLAHPSSVDSIPSSANQEDHVSMGTTAARHAYDIVQNSRRVLGIEAICAAQAADIRGKERLSPFSKRLHANIRSVVPIITEDRVFSKDIENIALAMKKEQWLKQVLESEKIGKN; this comes from the coding sequence ATGGCCATTCAATTAGACGGGAGCACATTAACATTTGAGGAAATTAAACAGGTGGTGTATCATGCCGAACCAGTAGAATTGAGCGAAGCAGCGTGGAAAAAAGTCGAGGAAAGCCGCACAGCTGTCGAGCGGCTGATGGCAGAAGGAAAGATCATGTATGGAGTCAATACGGGATTTGGCAAATTTAGCGATACACCGATTTCTGAAGAAAACGTGGAAAACCTGCAGCTCAATTTAATTAGAAGCCATGCGTGCGCTGCAGGCAAGCCGTTTTCTGATACGGTTGCCCGCACGATGGTGCTGCTTCGTGCGAATGCCCTTGCAAAAGGATACTCGGGCATCCGCAAAGAAACGCTTCAGCTTCTTATTGACTGTTTAAACCATGGCATTCACCCCGTCGTGCCAAGCCAGGGTTCGCTCGGTGCAAGCGGTGACCTGGCTCCGCTCGCTCATTTAGCTCTCGTCTTAATTGGTGAAGGAGAAGTCATGTATAAAGGAAACACACTGCCTGCAGAAAAAGCACTTCAACAAGCGGGCCTGCATCCAGTCCGTTTACAGGCAAAAGAAGGGCTGGCGCTGATTAATGGAACTCAGGCGATGACATCCGTTGGAGTAATCGCTTATATGGAAGCGCAAGAGCTCGCTGATTTAGCGGATGGTGTGGCGGCACTTACACTGGAAGGGCTTCAGGGCATTGTGGATGCATTCAAGCCAGAATCCCACTTGGTACGTCCATACCCGGAACAGCAGCAGGTGGCCGGCCGTATTCTCTCTTACATGCAAGGGAGCCAGCTGACCACTACCCAGGGAGAAATACGCGTACAGGATGCTTATTCTCTCCGCTGCATTCCACAGGTGCATGGCGCCATTCAGCAGGTACTTCATTATGTAAAAGAAAAGTTATTGATTGAAATCAACTCGGCTACTGATAATCCGCTTATTTTTGCGGACAGTGGAAATGTCATCTCCGGAGGAAACTTTCATGGCCAGCCGATCGCGTTTGCAATGGACTTTCTTGGCATCGCGGTGGCAGAAATCGCGAGTATTTCCGAACGACGGATTGAGCGCCTTGTCAATCCGCAGCTCAATGACCTGCCCGCTTTTTTAAGTCCGGATCCGGGTCTTCAATCTGGCTTAATGATCACGCAGTATGTGGCAGCTTCGCTTGTTTCTGAAAATAAAACACTCGCACACCCGTCCAGTGTCGATTCAATACCATCCTCTGCGAACCAAGAAGATCATGTCAGCATGGGGACAACAGCTGCACGCCACGCATACGATATCGTGCAAAACTCGCGTCGAGTGCTTGGGATTGAAGCGATATGTGCCGCCCAGGCCGCTGACATTCGCGGAAAAGAACGCTTATCTCCTTTTTCAAAGCGGCTGCATGCTAATATCCGCTCTGTTGTGCCTATTATTACAGAAGATCGGGTATTTTCGAAAGATATTGAAAACATAGCGCTGGCAATGAAAAAAGAGCAATGGCTGAAGCAGGTGCTGGAATCTGAAAAAATCGGCAAAAACTAA
- the hutP gene encoding hut operon transcriptional regulator HutP gives MSYNDEKEFPLGKLTTLLALLHKSPAGHEIKKELTNRGYRFTVGRVGAMDLNKVIASIETNAKSNDIIDGESYREVHALYHSILEAVQGVGRGTVQFGEILRTVGLTYSIVRGEINSPGYSGEWISICIYGTIGAPKKGFEHDALGFGFNHI, from the coding sequence ATGTCTTACAACGACGAAAAAGAATTTCCTTTAGGAAAATTAACAACACTGCTGGCATTGCTTCATAAAAGTCCGGCAGGCCATGAAATCAAAAAAGAATTAACAAACAGAGGATATCGGTTTACAGTTGGGCGCGTTGGAGCGATGGATCTCAATAAAGTGATTGCCTCCATTGAAACAAATGCTAAATCCAACGATATCATTGATGGAGAATCTTACCGTGAAGTGCACGCCCTTTACCATAGTATTTTAGAAGCCGTTCAAGGAGTTGGACGGGGCACGGTTCAGTTCGGAGAAATACTTCGAACTGTCGGACTGACCTATAGCATCGTCAGAGGAGAAATTAACAGTCCCGGTTATTCAGGTGAATGGATCAGTATCTGTATTTATGGAACGATCGGTGCGCCTAAAAAAGGCTTTGAACATGATGCTCTGGGGTTCGGTTTTAACCATATTTAA